The DNA region GCTGCAAGCCCTACATGGAAACCTTTAGGGGCAGATGTAGGCGTCAGCTCTAATAAATTACTGCTAGGTGCAAATCTCAGTGGCGAAAACACTGCCAATTCTACTACTAATTCTCCTGTATCCTATACTTTAAGTACACCAATAAAAATTACTTTTGACTATATGGGGGCTTTGACTTTACCAACTCCATACTTTGGAACACCTACAGCCCCTTCAACAGAGCCACCTGGGTTAAAAATAGTGATAGCAGTACCAAGCTCTACAAGTTCTACATCGGCTAGTAGCATAAAGCGATGCGTCATTGTGAAAACTCTCTTAGGCTCAATGATCACAGCAAAAGGCTCTCCCAACTGCGACTAAGTAGTTTTTATAGTAATTTTTTATAAAAATACGTAGTAATACTGTATATAAAACTGCACATTGATCGCAAAATTAAAACATCAGGTGCAGTTTTCATGTTTGAGAGTTGATTTAATAAAATAATCGCTGATAAATTAGCTATTGGTTGAGCAGATAAAAGCGTCCTAATCAAAATATCCCTTTTGTCAAATGACTGAAAACCTTGACTTTACTGTAGCTATCCCAACTTATAACGGTGAAAGTCGTTTGCCTGAACTACTAGAACGGCTACAAAACCAACTTCACACCGAAAATTTAACTTGGGAAATTATAGTTGTAGACAACAACAGCACTGATAACACAGCTAAAGTTGTTCAAACCTATCAACAAAATTGGCGGTGTCCTTATCCTTTAAAGTATTGCTTTGAAGCGCGGCAGGGAGCAGCTTATGCTCGAAAAAGGGCAGTTGTAGAAGCTAAAGGTAAATTCATAGGTTTTCTAGATGATGACAATTACCCAGTATCAAATTGGGTATCCCAAGCTGTTGCTTTTGGTGAAAAGTATCCTAAGGCGGGCGCTTATGGCAGCCAAATTCATCCTGACTGGGAAATAGAACCACCAGAAAACTTTCAGCGCATTGCTCCATTCTTGGCAATTACAGAGCGAGGTAATTTACCGCTATTATATGAAGCAAGTAAAAAATTATTACCCCCATGTGCTGGACTTGTTGTTCGTAAACAAACTTGGTTAGAAAGTGTACCAGATAAGCCGATTTTAACTGGTAGAGTTAAAGGCAATATGCTTACCAGTGAAGACTTAGAAATGTTGTCTTATATCCAAAAAACAGGATGGGAGATTTGGTATAACCCTGAAATGGAAGTTTCTCATAAAATACCAAGCTCTCGATTGCAAAAAGACTATTTAATTCCATTTTTTCGAGGTATTGGACTTAGCCGATAT from Nostoc commune NIES-4072 includes:
- a CDS encoding pilus assembly FimT family protein codes for the protein MGKLSLKLFNPNSRNETSKQRFLINKLRCASGCTQQDAGFTLLELIVVMVMIGILAAIATPSWVAFVNRQKVSKANDAVLAALQEGQREAKNKKLSYTVSFQKNTTTQNIEVAVYNTNAASPTWKPLGADVGVSSNKLLLGANLSGENTANSTTNSPVSYTLSTPIKITFDYMGALTLPTPYFGTPTAPSTEPPGLKIVIAVPSSTSSTSASSIKRCVIVKTLLGSMITAKGSPNCD
- the hpsE gene encoding hormogonium polysaccharide biosynthesis glycosyltransferase HpsE codes for the protein MTENLDFTVAIPTYNGESRLPELLERLQNQLHTENLTWEIIVVDNNSTDNTAKVVQTYQQNWRCPYPLKYCFEARQGAAYARKRAVVEAKGKFIGFLDDDNYPVSNWVSQAVAFGEKYPKAGAYGSQIHPDWEIEPPENFQRIAPFLAITERGNLPLLYEASKKLLPPCAGLVVRKQTWLESVPDKPILTGRVKGNMLTSEDLEMLSYIQKTGWEIWYNPEMEVSHKIPSSRLQKDYLIPFFRGIGLSRYVTRMVTIKHVYRPVALLVYMINDLRKIILHLLKYRFKLKQDLVVACEMELFLSSFISPFYLWKNGYLKKNKLSNNQVL